Proteins from one Petrotoga sp. 9PW.55.5.1 genomic window:
- the rimO gene encoding 30S ribosomal protein S12 methylthiotransferase RimO — translation MSKFHIVKLGCPKNDADMEVLKGLLEKEGYTYEKVPEEADYIFIDTCGFIEDAKKENIESIFEYVSFKEINKNIKVIPIGCLTERYFDEILKDIPEIDGLFGVLSPKTIIDKLKKKEYYFKADTPESTYICEVRAKPELSYAYVKIADGCSRNCAFCSIPTFKGKPKSRSIEDIKKEIDFLVQNGVKEIILVSQDNTLYGVDNYKKQALPDLLKELEKIEGKFWIRVMYLHPDFLTQEIIDSIHLNKKVLNYFDIPIQHVSEKILNAMGRVKKKEELTKLFESIRKKPSVIRTTLMVGFPGEKDEDFEELLDFVKDVKFDRMGSFTFSKEENTKAYKLPEQVSEKVKNQRQEELMNVQSKISQDIMESYMGKVLEVLVEEYDNGIYIGRSFLDAPEIDGNVFIKRGSEIELSLGDFTKVEITNFYEYDMEGEVVQNEFTKPIELF, via the coding sequence ATGTCAAAGTTTCATATTGTAAAACTGGGATGTCCCAAAAATGATGCGGATATGGAAGTGTTGAAAGGATTACTTGAAAAAGAAGGATATACTTACGAAAAAGTCCCAGAAGAAGCTGATTATATATTTATAGATACATGTGGATTTATTGAAGATGCAAAAAAGGAAAATATAGAAAGTATATTTGAATATGTATCATTCAAAGAGATAAATAAAAATATAAAAGTCATTCCTATCGGTTGTTTAACAGAAAGATACTTTGATGAAATTTTAAAAGATATTCCCGAAATTGATGGATTATTCGGAGTACTATCCCCCAAAACAATCATTGATAAGTTAAAGAAAAAAGAGTATTATTTCAAGGCTGATACACCTGAGAGTACTTATATCTGTGAAGTTAGAGCAAAGCCAGAACTTTCCTATGCATACGTTAAAATTGCCGACGGTTGTAGTAGAAATTGTGCGTTTTGTTCGATTCCTACTTTCAAAGGGAAACCAAAGAGCAGAAGTATCGAGGACATAAAAAAAGAAATCGATTTTTTAGTTCAAAACGGAGTTAAAGAGATTATCTTGGTATCTCAGGATAACACGTTGTACGGTGTGGATAATTACAAAAAACAAGCTCTGCCAGATTTACTGAAAGAATTGGAAAAGATTGAAGGAAAATTCTGGATAAGAGTGATGTATTTACATCCAGATTTTTTAACTCAAGAGATCATTGATTCTATACATCTAAACAAAAAAGTGCTCAATTACTTTGATATTCCAATACAGCATGTTTCAGAAAAGATATTAAATGCAATGGGAAGAGTAAAAAAGAAAGAAGAACTAACAAAGCTTTTTGAAAGTATAAGAAAAAAACCTTCTGTTATAAGAACAACTTTGATGGTCGGGTTTCCTGGAGAAAAAGATGAAGATTTTGAAGAGCTACTTGATTTTGTAAAAGATGTTAAGTTTGATAGAATGGGAAGTTTTACGTTTTCAAAGGAAGAAAATACAAAGGCCTACAAATTACCTGAACAGGTATCAGAAAAGGTTAAAAACCAGCGTCAAGAAGAATTAATGAACGTTCAAAGTAAGATTTCTCAAGATATTATGGAAAGTTATATGGGTAAAGTCTTAGAGGTTCTAGTAGAGGAATATGATAACGGTATTTATATAGGAAGAAGCTTTTTAGATGCTCCAGAGATAGATGGGAATGTCTTTATAAAAAGAGGATCTGAAATTGAATTGTCTTTAGGAGATTTCACTAAAGTAGAAATAACCAATTTCTACGAATATGATATGGAAGGGGAAGTAGTTCAAAATGAATTTACCAAACCTATTGAGCTTTTCTAG
- a CDS encoding regulatory protein RecX gives MKKIRKKTKLDEEAAVRTALNLIKYRLRSEEELKKRLIEKGYGIDIVNKVIEKAKKSGLVDDKLFAYLYAYDKLTLDKKGPMFIQHKLRELDVDDYLISDALERVKSEVDLIEIATELAKFYYEKKRDILKTKDYLYRRGFEPDIINCVIENLRGD, from the coding sequence ATGAAAAAGATACGAAAGAAAACTAAACTTGATGAAGAAGCTGCTGTGAGAACTGCATTGAATCTAATTAAGTATCGTTTGCGATCAGAAGAAGAATTAAAAAAACGTCTCATTGAAAAGGGATATGGTATTGATATTGTTAATAAAGTAATTGAAAAAGCTAAAAAAAGTGGACTTGTTGATGATAAGTTATTTGCTTATCTCTATGCTTATGATAAGTTAACTCTCGATAAAAAGGGACCAATGTTTATTCAACACAAACTTAGAGAACTGGATGTTGATGATTATTTAATATCCGATGCTTTAGAAAGGGTTAAAAGTGAAGTAGATTTGATTGAAATTGCTACGGAATTAGCAAAATTTTATTATGAGAAAAAACGGGACATTCTCAAAACTAAAGATTATTTGTATAGAAGAGGTTTTGAGCCAGACATTATAAACTGTGTTATAGAAAACTTGAGAGGTGATTAA
- a CDS encoding phenylacetate--CoA ligase family protein produces the protein MSFLRTLNYYFSLRKNLKKSRNEILNLRERKFRKIIRYAYKNIPFYNEYYTSRGIKENDLNFIPISELPIINKNILMNNFEKFFADKRITKNKVAEFLKDNPHPSSLLFNRYYIIHSSGSSGKIGFYLYSMREWDFIKAVSTRMFPKFNLERKKYAFIGAVDGHYAAISLFLSPLHQIEQYFYKDFMVMDINRPIKTYIEKLNEFNPDNLTGYPYGIKLLAKFQREKILNIYPKVIVCGGEQLLKSDRVFIKDIWKKAEIVDNYATSESLAMGVCREDLEGMYIYDDAVYLEIEDNRTLLTNLYNYTQPLIRYELTDVIKATKKENYKWPFTCIENISGRVELIPTFINQDGEKDFIHPIVIAEIFVKGVDKFQFVQTSDQSFEFKISILKSESVNRIIDDTKKILNSILERKNMRNINYKIIVIDDIKPDKKTGKFQLIISYNKK, from the coding sequence ATGAGCTTTTTAAGAACTCTAAATTATTATTTTTCTTTACGTAAAAATCTTAAAAAGTCAAGAAACGAAATCCTTAATTTAAGAGAAAGAAAATTCAGAAAGATTATAAGATATGCGTATAAAAATATTCCTTTTTATAATGAATACTATACTTCTCGTGGAATAAAAGAGAATGATTTGAATTTTATTCCTATTTCTGAATTACCAATTATAAATAAAAATATTCTTATGAATAATTTTGAAAAATTCTTTGCAGATAAAAGAATCACTAAAAATAAAGTTGCAGAGTTTTTAAAGGATAATCCTCATCCTTCATCTTTGCTATTTAATAGATATTATATTATACATAGTTCTGGTTCAAGTGGCAAAATAGGTTTTTATCTCTATAGTATGAGAGAGTGGGATTTTATTAAGGCAGTTTCAACACGAATGTTTCCCAAATTCAATTTAGAAAGAAAAAAATACGCTTTTATTGGGGCGGTTGACGGTCACTACGCGGCCATCAGTTTGTTTTTATCTCCTCTTCATCAAATTGAACAATACTTCTACAAAGATTTTATGGTGATGGATATAAATAGACCTATAAAAACTTATATAGAAAAACTCAATGAGTTTAATCCAGATAATCTCACAGGGTACCCCTATGGAATTAAATTACTTGCAAAATTTCAAAGAGAAAAGATTTTAAATATTTATCCTAAAGTGATTGTTTGCGGGGGAGAACAGCTCTTAAAATCAGATAGAGTATTTATTAAAGATATCTGGAAAAAAGCGGAAATCGTAGATAACTATGCCACATCTGAATCTTTAGCAATGGGAGTTTGTAGAGAAGATTTAGAAGGGATGTATATATATGATGATGCGGTTTATCTTGAAATTGAAGATAATAGAACTTTATTAACAAATTTATACAATTATACCCAACCTCTTATAAGATACGAATTAACGGATGTAATTAAAGCTACAAAAAAAGAAAATTATAAATGGCCTTTTACATGTATTGAAAATATCTCTGGCAGAGTTGAATTAATTCCTACTTTTATAAACCAAGACGGGGAAAAAGATTTTATACATCCAATAGTTATAGCAGAGATCTTTGTAAAAGGGGTAGATAAATTTCAGTTTGTTCAGACAAGTGATCAATCTTTTGAATTTAAGATTTCAATTTTGAAAAGCGAATCAGTAAATCGAATTATTGATGATACAAAAAAAATACTTAACAGTATTTTAGAAAGAAAAAATATGAGAAATATAAATTATAAAATCATAGTGATAGATGACATCAAACCAGATAAAAAAACTGGAAAGTTTCAATTAATTATAAGTTATAATAAGAAATAA
- the thpR gene encoding RNA 2',3'-cyclic phosphodiesterase: protein MTQLKNKNTHSMDKVRSFIAIETNEELESSLNELIEKLERMGFKANWTRTKNIHLTLFFLGDQKMEKIAELAYKIGERVSGFPTFHFNINKIGYFENSSIPKVLWLGIEEEQSLIGLSEEIKKVLSISNLEFKNDIFVPHITVGRVKSNPNHWRELIKTINFDQIRVYVNSIGIYSSELTRKGPIYKKLYTVDFEGGVIING from the coding sequence ATGACACAGTTAAAAAATAAAAATACTCATAGTATGGATAAAGTTAGATCTTTTATTGCAATTGAAACAAACGAAGAGTTAGAAAGTTCGTTGAATGAGCTCATTGAAAAACTCGAAAGAATGGGCTTTAAAGCTAATTGGACAAGAACCAAAAATATCCATTTAACTCTTTTTTTCCTTGGAGATCAAAAGATGGAAAAAATAGCTGAATTAGCATACAAAATAGGGGAAAGAGTTTCAGGATTTCCAACCTTTCATTTCAATATAAATAAGATTGGATACTTTGAAAATTCATCCATTCCTAAGGTATTGTGGTTAGGGATAGAAGAAGAACAATCATTAATAGGGTTAAGTGAAGAAATAAAAAAAGTTCTTAGTATATCAAATTTAGAATTTAAAAATGATATCTTTGTACCTCACATAACAGTTGGAAGAGTTAAATCGAATCCAAATCATTGGAGAGAATTGATCAAAACCATTAATTTTGACCAAATTAGGGTTTATGTCAATTCCATAGGAATATATTCTTCCGAACTAACACGCAAAGGACCTATATACAAGAAACTTTACACGGTTGATTTTGAAGGAGGCGTCATAATTAATGGATAA
- the pgsA gene encoding CDP-diacylglycerol--glycerol-3-phosphate 3-phosphatidyltransferase: MNLPNLLSFSRIILAIPIFILTIFGEPIYTTALILFIIASLTDWLDGLVARRTGQVTDLGKFFDQISDKILINTVFIAMLGAGILPAWFVAVIVSRDTYVSGLRMVAASKSVVVPADMSGKIKTVLQILLIIVIYLNLWMVLVTFLLYLTVIISLLSAFNYTIKNIKQIN; this comes from the coding sequence ATGAATTTACCAAACCTATTGAGCTTTTCTAGGATAATTTTGGCTATTCCTATATTCATTTTAACAATCTTTGGGGAACCTATTTATACAACAGCTTTGATACTTTTTATTATTGCTTCTTTGACAGATTGGTTGGATGGTCTTGTAGCAAGAAGAACAGGGCAAGTTACCGATTTAGGAAAATTTTTCGATCAAATATCTGATAAGATACTCATAAACACAGTTTTTATTGCTATGCTTGGAGCGGGAATTTTGCCAGCGTGGTTTGTTGCAGTTATAGTTTCTCGCGATACATATGTGAGTGGTTTAAGGATGGTTGCAGCAAGTAAAAGTGTAGTGGTTCCAGCAGATATGTCTGGTAAAATTAAAACAGTCCTCCAGATTTTACTAATTATAGTTATTTATTTAAATCTCTGGATGGTTCTGGTTACTTTTTTATTATATTTAACAGTGATAATAAGTTTGTTATCTGCATTTAATTACACTATAAAAAACATCAAACAGATTAATTAG
- the fbp gene encoding class 1 fructose-bisphosphatase, translated as MEKELVNLTRFTLEEQRKHPEATGDFTLILQQIGFAAKIISKEVNKAGLVRILGKTDTFNYHGEQQQKLDVYANEILINSLEYTGKICGMASEEVDDIIPIPSIYSKGKYLVVFDPIDGSSNIDVNISIGTIFGIYKRKSSASGNITQKDFLNRGKDIVAAGYIIYGSSTMFVYTTGNGVNGFTLDPSVGEFLLSHPNLRIPEYGNIYSVNEANSPYWDDKINQYIDFLKKYSERKYTLRYIGSLVSDFHRNLLKGGVFLYPADINRPNGKLRLVYEVNPMAFIMRQVGGMATDGKQDILEILPESLHQTTPLIMGSEFEVKKYLEFVNN; from the coding sequence ATGGAAAAAGAGCTTGTTAATCTAACCAGGTTTACTTTGGAGGAACAGAGAAAACATCCGGAGGCAACTGGAGATTTCACCTTAATTTTACAGCAAATTGGATTTGCTGCAAAGATTATTAGTAAAGAAGTTAATAAGGCTGGTTTGGTAAGAATATTAGGTAAAACAGATACATTTAATTATCATGGAGAACAACAGCAAAAGCTAGATGTGTACGCAAATGAAATTTTGATTAATTCTCTGGAATATACCGGGAAAATATGCGGAATGGCTTCAGAGGAAGTTGACGATATTATCCCGATCCCCAGTATTTATTCTAAAGGAAAATATTTAGTTGTCTTTGATCCGATTGATGGTTCGAGCAACATCGATGTCAATATTAGTATAGGTACAATATTTGGTATATATAAAAGGAAATCTTCAGCTAGCGGAAATATTACGCAGAAAGACTTCTTAAATAGAGGTAAAGATATAGTAGCGGCAGGTTATATTATTTATGGTTCGAGTACAATGTTTGTCTACACAACAGGTAATGGAGTCAATGGTTTTACCCTTGATCCTTCTGTTGGAGAATTTCTTTTGTCACATCCAAATTTAAGAATTCCAGAATACGGAAACATTTACAGCGTAAACGAAGCAAATAGTCCATATTGGGATGATAAAATAAACCAATACATAGATTTTTTAAAAAAATATTCTGAAAGAAAATATACTTTAAGATATATAGGTTCATTAGTTTCTGATTTTCACCGAAATTTGTTAAAAGGTGGAGTATTTCTCTATCCTGCAGATATTAATAGACCTAATGGTAAATTGAGATTAGTATATGAAGTAAACCCAATGGCTTTTATTATGAGACAAGTAGGTGGAATGGCCACAGACGGAAAGCAGGATATATTAGAGATACTTCCTGAAAGTTTACATCAAACCACCCCACTAATAATGGGTTCGGAGTTTGAGGTAAAAAAATATTTAGAATTTGTAAATAATTAA
- the polA gene encoding DNA polymerase I, translated as MGNLYLIDGSGIAYRAFFALGDWMSTSSGLPTNAIYGVTRMLLKLLKEYVRNGEDSVIFVMDKKTTTYRNELLETYKAQRPKTPENYIEQIPYIYKLIESLGVKLVVMDNYEADDVIATIVKKKKEKYDNVYIITSDKDMMQLVKDNVYILRPEKGITEIVKYDAKEVENKMGVPPEKIVDLLALMGDSADNIPGVKGVGIKTAQQLLKEYTSIEDVFRNIDKIKGSLQKKLKEGEDFAYLSKKLVQLMTDAPIEQIYNDEEIVYKGFMNELKDLLKELEFSSILKELDITDTSTKKEEIKSKKKMDYSYKGKYNQYTSENYKELFEIIEKNEIVSFDLETSSLDPYQADLVGIALSVKPFEGYFLYLYKDPKRWEITSELIHILNKKKIIGQNLKYDISVLKVNGLELKSVFFDSMIAAYLLNPDSRRFNMDDLAKEYLNYRTTKYKEVMGKDIKLLTLGDIDKQKVVEYAGEDADIAYRLFEVLKPKLEEFKLSELLSKIEIPTINVLSEMEMNGVFFDLEELKTLEGEYNIKLDSLMLEMKNISGYEFNPNSPKQVGELLFEQLGLKGKRKTKSGSYSTDADSLEALRDEHPIVEKLLEYRKYQKLLSTYILAIPKLVNKKTGRVHTSFNQTGTATGRLSSSDPNLQNLPIREEEGERIRRTVKAQKSEYVLLSADYSQIELRVLAHLAKDETLIKAFKNNEDVHALTAAAIFGVKLEEVNYNMRRAGKVVNFSLVYGSSPYGLAKNLSISVEDAKHFMERYFETYKNVQKFQDECLKNAQKEGYVETIFGRKRFIKSIKTGKSELKRITINTPIQGSAADIMKLAMIKLYQELPKQAKLILQVHDEVVVELPESLEEKVKTIVKDSMENVVSLDVPLKVDINVGRRWQK; from the coding sequence TTGGGAAATTTATACTTAATAGACGGCTCTGGAATCGCTTATAGAGCTTTTTTTGCTTTAGGCGATTGGATGAGTACATCAAGTGGACTTCCAACTAATGCTATTTATGGGGTTACAAGAATGCTTTTAAAACTTCTGAAAGAGTACGTCAGAAATGGTGAAGACTCTGTCATATTCGTTATGGATAAAAAGACTACAACATATAGGAACGAATTACTAGAAACATACAAAGCACAAAGGCCAAAAACTCCTGAAAATTATATTGAACAAATCCCTTACATCTACAAATTAATTGAAAGTTTAGGTGTTAAGTTGGTTGTTATGGATAATTATGAAGCAGACGACGTTATTGCTACAATAGTTAAGAAAAAAAAAGAAAAATATGATAACGTATATATAATCACTTCAGATAAAGATATGATGCAACTTGTAAAAGATAACGTGTATATTCTAAGACCTGAAAAGGGGATAACTGAAATCGTTAAATACGACGCAAAGGAAGTTGAAAATAAAATGGGAGTGCCTCCCGAAAAAATTGTCGATTTACTAGCATTGATGGGCGATAGTGCTGATAATATACCGGGAGTAAAAGGGGTAGGAATAAAAACAGCTCAACAATTGTTGAAAGAGTATACATCTATTGAAGATGTGTTTAGAAATATTGATAAAATAAAGGGTTCTCTTCAAAAAAAACTAAAAGAAGGGGAAGATTTTGCGTATCTTAGTAAAAAGTTAGTTCAATTAATGACAGATGCCCCTATTGAGCAAATATACAATGACGAAGAAATAGTGTATAAAGGATTTATGAACGAACTGAAAGATCTGTTAAAAGAGTTAGAATTCAGTTCTATATTGAAAGAATTAGATATTACAGATACCTCAACCAAAAAAGAAGAAATAAAATCAAAAAAGAAAATGGATTATTCTTACAAAGGAAAATACAATCAATATACCTCAGAAAATTACAAAGAATTATTTGAAATTATAGAGAAAAACGAAATAGTATCCTTTGACCTTGAAACTTCGTCTTTAGATCCATATCAAGCAGATTTAGTTGGAATAGCTTTGTCTGTAAAACCTTTTGAAGGATATTTTTTATACCTATACAAAGATCCAAAAAGATGGGAAATAACAAGTGAATTGATACATATATTGAACAAAAAAAAGATTATAGGGCAAAACTTGAAGTACGATATCTCTGTTTTAAAGGTAAATGGGTTAGAACTAAAATCAGTTTTTTTTGATTCTATGATAGCGGCATACCTTCTAAACCCTGACAGTCGCAGGTTTAATATGGATGATTTGGCTAAAGAGTATTTGAATTATAGAACTACAAAGTATAAAGAAGTTATGGGAAAAGATATAAAACTTTTAACCCTTGGAGATATCGATAAACAAAAAGTTGTTGAATATGCAGGTGAAGATGCGGATATAGCTTACAGACTTTTTGAAGTGCTAAAGCCAAAGTTAGAAGAATTTAAGCTATCTGAACTATTATCAAAAATAGAAATACCTACCATAAATGTATTATCAGAGATGGAAATGAACGGTGTTTTTTTTGATTTAGAAGAGCTGAAAACTTTGGAAGGAGAGTACAACATTAAATTGGATTCTTTGATGTTGGAAATGAAAAATATATCGGGATATGAATTTAATCCAAACTCACCAAAACAAGTTGGAGAATTGCTTTTTGAACAATTAGGCTTAAAAGGAAAAAGAAAAACCAAAAGCGGTTCCTACTCAACCGATGCAGATTCTTTAGAAGCATTAAGAGATGAACATCCAATAGTAGAAAAGCTTTTGGAGTACAGAAAATATCAAAAACTTTTATCTACATACATATTAGCTATTCCAAAGTTGGTTAACAAAAAGACCGGAAGAGTTCATACCTCTTTCAATCAAACCGGTACAGCAACGGGTAGATTAAGTAGCAGTGATCCTAATTTGCAAAACCTTCCTATTAGAGAAGAAGAGGGGGAAAGGATTAGAAGAACTGTAAAAGCTCAAAAATCAGAATATGTTTTACTTAGTGCGGATTATTCACAGATAGAGCTCAGAGTTTTAGCTCACCTAGCGAAAGATGAAACATTGATAAAGGCTTTTAAAAATAACGAAGATGTACATGCATTAACTGCGGCTGCAATATTTGGAGTGAAGTTGGAAGAGGTGAACTATAACATGAGGAGGGCAGGAAAGGTTGTTAACTTTTCTCTCGTTTATGGTTCCTCTCCTTACGGTTTAGCCAAGAACTTATCTATTTCTGTTGAAGATGCAAAACATTTCATGGAAAGATACTTTGAAACTTACAAAAATGTCCAAAAATTCCAAGATGAATGTTTAAAAAATGCTCAAAAAGAAGGTTATGTAGAAACCATCTTTGGAAGAAAGAGGTTTATTAAAAGTATTAAAACCGGTAAATCAGAATTGAAAAGGATAACTATAAATACGCCTATTCAAGGTAGTGCTGCTGATATAATGAAGTTAGCTATGATTAAGTTATATCAAGAACTTCCCAAACAAGCAAAACTCATCTTACAGGTACACGATGAGGTAGTTGTCGAATTGCCCGAAAGTTTAGAAGAGAAGGTTAAAACTATCGTTAAAGATTCTATGGAGAATGTAGTGTCTTTAGATGTGCCTCTAAAAGTTGATATAAACGTAGGTAGAAGATGGCAAAAGTAA
- the recA gene encoding recombinase RecA, which translates to MDKNDTNSTNENGKEVLLEKLVKELEKSHGSGSVMIMGKGLDNRNISVIPSGILSLDIALGIGGYPRGRIIEIYGNESSGKTTLALQSLAEVQKLNGITAFVDAEHALDIEYAKKLGVDVDKLIVSQPDYGEQALEIVDSLVRSNIVDLIIVDSVAALVPKAEIEGAMGDSHMGLQARLMSQALRKLAGSISKSKSIVIFINQVRMKIGVVYGNPETTTGGIALKFYSTIRIDVKKGSPIREGKEQIGNETTLKVVKNKVAPPFREASVDMIFGKGIAKENDIFNLSLQEGLIQRKGAWFSYFNEKGEEISIGQGKTNSVDYLVQNPDILDYFEYTIRKNHELTIPEALIEKFEKSSSKKQIKKNEKDTKEN; encoded by the coding sequence ATGGATAAAAACGATACAAATAGTACAAACGAAAACGGAAAAGAAGTTTTATTGGAAAAGCTAGTTAAAGAACTAGAAAAAAGTCATGGTTCTGGTTCAGTAATGATAATGGGAAAGGGTTTAGACAATAGAAATATCTCTGTTATTCCCAGCGGAATTCTTTCTCTTGATATTGCTTTAGGGATAGGAGGATATCCAAGGGGTAGAATTATAGAGATATATGGAAATGAGTCATCGGGGAAAACCACCTTAGCTTTACAATCATTAGCAGAAGTCCAAAAGTTGAACGGGATAACTGCTTTTGTAGATGCTGAACACGCCTTGGATATAGAATACGCAAAAAAATTAGGTGTAGATGTCGACAAATTAATAGTTTCACAACCGGATTACGGAGAACAAGCACTTGAAATTGTTGATTCTTTAGTTAGATCGAATATTGTAGATTTAATCATTGTAGATTCTGTCGCGGCTTTAGTTCCAAAGGCTGAAATAGAAGGAGCAATGGGAGATTCTCACATGGGACTTCAAGCTAGATTGATGTCTCAAGCTTTAAGAAAACTGGCAGGAAGTATAAGCAAATCTAAATCTATAGTTATTTTTATCAACCAAGTTAGAATGAAAATCGGAGTAGTTTACGGGAATCCAGAAACTACTACTGGAGGTATTGCTCTTAAATTTTATTCAACAATAAGAATTGATGTGAAAAAAGGTAGCCCCATTAGAGAAGGAAAAGAGCAAATTGGAAACGAAACAACATTAAAAGTGGTAAAAAATAAGGTTGCTCCACCTTTCAGAGAAGCGTCAGTTGATATGATATTTGGTAAGGGTATAGCAAAAGAAAACGACATCTTTAACCTTTCTCTACAAGAAGGTTTAATTCAAAGAAAAGGGGCCTGGTTTTCTTACTTTAACGAAAAAGGTGAAGAGATCAGTATTGGACAAGGAAAAACCAACTCTGTAGATTATCTTGTTCAAAATCCTGATATTCTTGATTACTTTGAATACACTATTAGAAAGAATCACGAGTTAACAATACCAGAAGCCCTTATAGAGAAGTTTGAAAAATCCTCATCAAAAAAACAGATAAAGAAAAATGAAAAAGATACGAAAGAAAACTAA
- the rny gene encoding ribonuclease Y, with the protein MEILVYIILAVAIFIVSFLLGIGIGNKRVLSSLKQKKEELESEIRNKEKEIEEKLEKAEEEAKTLKQKELVEAKEEIHKLRQQFDMEVKQQKEELKATEERLIKKEENLDKKEENLEKLKEKLESQHEKVKTLEVQLETKLNEIAKMSEEEAKEIVINEARGKYETEIAQKFKEIKDHYEEDSKKYARWVITTAIQRYASDITNEITTSTVSLPTDDMKGRIIGREGRNIRTFEKLTGTDLIIDDTPEMVVISSFNPLRREIAKRTLEMLVADGRIHPARIEELYEKSKKEIEEYIKEVGKEAVMRVGIKQPHMEIVKLLGRLKFRTSYGQDVLEHSIEVSQFAGLMASELGLNVELAKRAALLHDLGKAIDHEVEGSHALVGGQIARRYGEKLEVVNAIQYHHNEVDPMTPEAVLVGASDALSASRPGARKETLENYIRRIEQLEEIAKSFRYVDKAYAIQAGRELRIIVQPDKVEDEIAEKLAHDISVQIEEKVQYPGVIKVTVIREKRSVSYAS; encoded by the coding sequence TTGGAAATATTGGTATATATTATTCTTGCTGTTGCTATTTTTATTGTTTCTTTTCTTTTAGGGATTGGCATTGGGAATAAAAGAGTTCTCTCTTCCTTAAAACAGAAAAAAGAAGAGTTGGAAAGCGAGATAAGAAATAAAGAGAAAGAAATAGAAGAAAAATTAGAAAAAGCAGAGGAAGAAGCAAAAACATTAAAACAGAAAGAACTTGTAGAAGCAAAAGAAGAGATACATAAATTGAGACAGCAGTTTGATATGGAAGTAAAACAACAAAAAGAAGAGTTAAAAGCTACTGAAGAAAGATTGATAAAAAAAGAAGAAAATTTAGACAAAAAAGAAGAAAATTTGGAAAAATTAAAGGAAAAACTCGAATCACAACATGAAAAAGTAAAAACTTTAGAAGTCCAATTGGAAACAAAATTGAATGAAATCGCAAAAATGTCAGAAGAAGAGGCAAAAGAGATAGTTATAAACGAAGCTAGAGGAAAGTATGAGACAGAAATTGCTCAAAAGTTTAAAGAAATAAAGGATCATTATGAAGAAGATTCCAAAAAGTACGCTAGATGGGTTATAACTACAGCTATTCAAAGATACGCATCCGATATTACTAACGAAATTACTACGTCTACCGTATCCCTGCCAACAGACGATATGAAAGGTAGAATAATAGGAAGAGAAGGAAGAAATATTAGAACATTTGAAAAGTTAACAGGAACTGATTTAATAATCGATGATACACCTGAAATGGTGGTAATATCTTCTTTTAATCCTTTGAGGAGAGAGATTGCGAAAAGAACTTTAGAAATGCTTGTTGCAGATGGAAGAATTCATCCTGCTAGAATAGAAGAATTATATGAAAAATCAAAAAAAGAAATTGAAGAATACATTAAAGAAGTAGGAAAAGAAGCAGTAATGAGGGTAGGAATAAAGCAGCCTCATATGGAAATTGTAAAGCTTCTTGGGAGGCTCAAATTCAGAACGAGCTATGGACAAGATGTATTGGAACACTCTATAGAGGTATCTCAATTTGCAGGATTAATGGCTAGCGAACTTGGTTTGAACGTTGAATTAGCAAAAAGGGCAGCTCTTTTGCACGATTTAGGTAAAGCAATAGATCACGAGGTAGAAGGTTCACACGCTTTAGTAGGTGGGCAGATTGCTAGGAGGTATGGAGAGAAGTTGGAAGTTGTCAACGCTATTCAATACCATCATAACGAAGTCGATCCTATGACTCCTGAGGCGGTGTTAGTAGGAGCAAGTGATGCGTTATCAGCATCAAGACCTGGTGCAAGGAAAGAAACGTTAGAAAATTATATAAGAAGAATAGAACAATTAGAAGAAATCGCAAAATCCTTTAGGTACGTTGACAAAGCCTATGCTATTCAAGCAGGGAGAGAGTTAAGAATAATAGTTCAACCTGATAAGGTTGAAGATGAAATAGCTGAAAAGTTAGCTCATGATATCTCAGTTCAGATAGAAGAGAAGGTTCAATATCCAGGAGTAATTAAAGTAACTGTAATTAGAGAAAAAAGAAGTGTATCTTATGCAAGTTAA